From Pseudomonas sp. G2-4:
AGGTGGCCATGATCCCGCGGCTACGAAACACCTCCTGATGGCCAGCCAGTTGCGCCTCGATGAAGTCATCCAGCTCATGGTAGGCCGGATGCAACGGCAACTGGTTGACCCCCAGCTTGTACAACCCCAGCAATTGCACCAGCAAACCGTTGAGGTGGGCGAACTCGAACTCCATGACGCCCTGCTCCGAGCCCTGCCGCTCGGGGTCGGGCAATCGCTCGAGCCATTGCGTATGCGCCTGCATGAGCAAGGTCAGGGAGTTCTTCATGTCGTGCACGGTAGACGCGATCACCGTGGAGAAATCGAGTGCCTGTTCGCTATCATTCATCGCCAAATGCCTTGCTTCGCAGTTTCTGATAACGCGCAAAACGCGCATCGGTATCGGGCATCATGCCCACCAGTTTCAGGCAGGCGCGGCATTCCTGCAGCAGCTCCGATTCCACGCTGGTATCGGTGCCATGCAGCAGTGACTGCGCCATGTTCAGGGCAATACTGATGTTCTTCGGTTGCATCTTCAGGGCACGGCGGAACAGCTCCCGCGCTTCCGGCAAGGCGCCAGTCTTGTAGACGCGCACGCCTTCGCGATTCAGTTCGGCGGCGGCATTGCCTTGATTGAGGATGTTCGGATCATCGGTCAGCTTGGCGATGCCTTGCATCACCGTCGGGTCGTCGCCGTAGATTTCCGCGCAGTTCTTGAGCATCGATTCGCCGGCACTGGCCTGACCGAGCATTTGCAGCTGCTTGGCCACCAGCAACGCGGCTTCGGCACTCATGAACTGCTCCATGCCGTCGAGGCGCTGCATGGCTTGTTCGGTGAGCTTTTCGGCGGTTTCGGCGTCATTGAGCAGCAGGCTCGTGGCCTTCATCAGCCGCGCCCGCACCTGCAGTCCCGGATCGTTGAGGTTTTCTTTCGCCACGGCGCTGAGGGTCGTATTGATCTCCAGCCGGGTGCGGGTATCCAGGCCTTTCTCGCTACCCTTGCTGATCAGCGCATGGGCCAGCCCGAGGTTGCTTTCCGGATCCTTGAAGCGCGACTGCGCGCCCTGCCCGACCGCCTGGCGATAGGCCTTGGACGCTGTTTCGTAATCCTCGTTGGTCATCGCCAGCTTGCCCAACAGCGATTGCCGACGCACCGCCAGTGGCGACAGGCGCACGGCTTCTTCCAACACGTGCTGCGCTTGTTTCGTGTCGCCTTCGGCCACCAGTACTTCGGCCATGCCGTCGTACAACGCGGGCATCATCGGAAATACTTTCAAGGCCTTTTCAAAAACGGCCTTGGCTTGCCCCACCTGCCCGCGCTTGAACATCAATTTGCCCAGGCCGACATAGGCCCACGGCAACGGTCGATCGGCCAGGATGGTGTTGTACAGGCGCTCCAGGGCTTCGTTCTGATTCAGGTCGCGCAGCGCATCGGCCCGGTAACGCAGACACAACGGCCCGTAGCGCGGATCCTGCTTGCACAGTGCGATGCAGGCGTTGAGCACTTCCATCGGCTTGCCCCGATCGAGGGCTTGCAGGATCGGCTTGAGCAAAGTCTTGCGCTGCTCGAGTCGCTCCAGCCGCTGAGCCAGGCCGGAGCGATTGAACGGTTTGGTCAGGTACGCATCGGGTTCGTGTTCAAGGGCACTGAGCACCATCGCCTGGCTGCTTTCAGCCGTCACCATGAGAAACACACTTTCATGGCTGATCAGCTTCTCGACCATCAGGTCTTCCAGCACCTGCTGGCCGTTCTTGCGGCCATCACCCAGGTGATAATCCTGCAAAATAAAGTCATAGCGCTTCTGCGAGCACATGCGCAGCGCCACTTCACCGGTGTCAGCGGTGTCCACATCCTTGACGCCCAGCTCACGCAACATGGACCGAACGGAGCTGCGGAAATCCGAAAAATCATCGACGATCAGAAAACTTTTTTGGTGGTACGCCAGCATCGAGGATGTCCAGGCAAGTAAGAAGATAACCCAATGGCAAAACAACGAAACGCCGTGTCACAGCCCGGTGTGGCGCGCAGATGATAGCCACCAGCTACTCACGAGCAAGGGTTTTCCAAACCTCTTGCTCTGGCTGTGTCGTGGCGCACATTGCGAGCCGTTTCCGCGCGCCGAAACGCTGGAGAAACCAGGGCTCATCAGGGTATCGGCAGGAAATGGCGTTCCGTTAAGAGATTGTGCGGACAGGTTCCGGGACCTATCGGCTACCTGTCGGGCATAGAACAGTTGGACCGGGGACATGGTTAACCTGTGCCTGGTCGTGAACTTGAACAGGATGGTTGGGCGGTTCAGCTTTTAATAAAGAGCTGTCGAGCGAAGCGAGGCTGCGATCCTTTGATCTTCGCCTGAAATTCAACTTTCAGGAGAAAGACCGCAGCCTGGCTTCGCTCGACCGCTCCTACCCAAAAGCGGATTTGATCGGTCAACATTGATCAAATCCGCTTTTCTCAGCACCTATCTGGGGTCTACGACATCCAGCGCCCGGTTTGCCAACATCTGCCCCAGTTCAATCAGCTGTTGCAGCCCCAAGGCGAAATGCCATCGAGAGCCTTCCAGTTCGAACGCCAAGTCATTGGCCATGACATTGGCAGAAGCCAGGGTCTCGCTGAGGTTGGCCAGCAGGCTCTCAGCATCAATGCCCTCCACGACAGTGAATAGCTGGTCGGGGGATGGCTTCTTGTCAGGCTGGGCGGGTTTTGGGTTCAGATAGGAATCGATGACACGTTCGGCGTTGGCGTCGGCCGCGATGTCCAGATGCAGCGGGGGAACGGGTGGGTCTGGTATGAGCTTGTCCATGGAATACCCCTAACGTATGTGGGAGCCGCCACGTTCGCTGCTAAACGAATGGGTGGCAGCCATGCGCAGGTTAGCAGACCGGTACGTTAGGAAACCGGCGCACCCGAAGATGCCCTGCGCACAGCAGCCATAAAACCTCGAGCAATAAAATGCCCGCACTGAATGGCAGTTACCATGCGCCTAACGTGATTCCGAGCTGCTAAACCCGACCGCTGGATTGGCAGCGGCGAACAAAGACTAGGCACCGGAATCGGCAGGCGCAAGGGGTTGGGATTTTCTAGGAAATGTCCTGCAAGTCAATGGGAAACGTCCCAATACAAGATATTTCGTTCTATCGAAACCGTCGGGTGCGTATCCTAACCAGTGCTGGACAAGGTGGTGTTTCGCTCGTAAAAAAGAAAGAAAGGAAACATGAAAGCAAGGGGTACATCTTATTTAAGAACAGAGCAATTAAATAAATCCGTCCCTTTACCTCAATCATGCTAGCTCTAGTTAGTTACAAAGAACCCACTCTCGGTGAGAGCACACCTTCCTCCAGCCCGCCAGAATCTAAAATAGGGTTCCAAATCAATATCGAACTTAAACAACGGCCACCCAATATACCAAGCAAGATAATAATCCGCAGCCAATCCATAAAGCGCCTCAAACAGCGCATAAATTTTCTCAGTATCAGAAACCCGGCTTCCTCTGGTCGCATCCCCGACCTCATCAAAAACCCAATAATGAGGAATATCTTGCTGAAGCCAGTGATCCATATCGTGACCATTAACAAAAAGCACTCTGGCATCTTCACAAATACTGAGGATTTCGGAGTCACCGAGAACCCCACATACTCTTTCTTGCTCCTTGAGCCACTCCCGACCTAGCTGAATTAACTCATCACTTCCAACTTTAAGTCTTGGCAAGAGATACAGAGACGTTTCCACATCTCCAGAGACAAGAACGCGCTCAATTCTATCAACCAACTCTTCCGAGGACGGAAAATAACTAAATACACGTTGAATCTCCTCGGAGCCACTGTGCGCTTTCAATAATCCCGAAAAGTGAGATTTATCGAAAACTGCCCTATCTTCACAGAAGGCACACCAGTCCGACAACAAAGAATTCATGTTTAGTTCTCGCCAGTTTTTGGTGAAGGCGGCAATAAATCCTCGCAACCATTACTCTTCGTCCCAGAATTCCCCTGGTGGTGCATATTCACCGTCCCTCAAGATAGCGCACCAACCAAAACTCCTATAAAACATCTCAAGATCAATTATTTCATAAACCCCATCCCCAATGTCCTTCAGAGTAATCAGGCCAGAGGCATGATGCGTATACTGACCACCCGCCCCTGCAACAGCTCTTAACTCCAATTCTTTCCGATCCCATCCCAACACCACTCCAGACGATTCAGGAATAGTTTCCGCAAAAAAAATCTTAAACTCGCTGGCTATCTTGCATACACAGGGAATGCGCTTCTGCCGAAGCAACTCATCCGTAACCAAATTCTTGGGAAATTCAATTTTCAACTTCATTGCAAAGCACTCCGAGGCGCAACAAACTCACCTGTAGAATTTTTCTCAAAGAAGAAAACAGGAAAAGACCACGTTTTCTCTTTAAAAAACTATACAGAAACGTGGGCTGTCCCCGGCTCCCCTCGCAAAAAGGAGACAGCTTTAACAATTAACATTAAGATTCTGACAAAACCGAAGATACGGATTTAAAAATATACATCCTATCATCAACAGCTGATGATGCCTCATATATCGCTTCGGTCGCTGTCATAAGCGAATTTTCTCCACCGGCCAAGGACAGCGCCGATACAACACGCGCCTGGCTAAACAACCGAAGGACTTTTACATCTAAGTTTTGCCCATCATCCAGGCTATCTTGCAAGTCAAAATACTGTTCATCTAACTGCGCAACCAAAATATCTAGCCCAGAAGCCTGCTCAGCCGTGAGCTTATTACCAAGACATAGTTGCCTAAGGGATTCGGTAACAATAGGCACTTCTACCGGACAGGCCTGAAAAGCAAGCTCACAGGCTACTTTTACCGCACTTCGTCGCTGCTCTTCGCTGGAGATTTTTAGTTTTTCGACGAGGTTCTTCTCAACCATCTCTAAACGCATAATCATTGCTTAACCTTTGGCGGTAGAAAAGCCGAAAAGAAGCCGAAAAAGGACACCCTTTAGCCGAGCGAGTGAGCTTGCTCCCTCGCCACAAAGGATGATGTCAGGCTTCATCCCTCAAACAATCAGCAAATAACTTCACCCTCACCATTCACCCCCTCCAATAGCATCCCTCTGAGACAAGCACGCTCCAGCCGAAGCTTCACATCCTCGCTAACGATCAATGTCCCCAAGTGTTTCTTGATACGAAAAATATGTTTTCCCTGGACCTTGGCAGGATCAATGACGAGATTCAGAAAAACGCTGTATTCGCCAGCTCGATCAGGTCGTACGGGATCATTGACCTCATATTTTTTGAAAGCCGACCGTGATTCGTCTACGCAATCCAATTGGGTCTCGACAATCATCACATAGTAACGATCATGAGCTTGCTCGCCTGCAACCGCCACAGGCTCGAGCACGACATTCATATACGGTTCATCAACGTCGGGAACGCCCAACAATGCATCCCTGGCTTTTTCACTCAAGACCGGCACAGAGGCATACCCAGCCAAGGAAAAATCCAGACTCACACCTTCCTCACGAACCTCAAGGGCGTAGGTACACGGTTCCATGTACTCAGAAGGGGGGTCGATGAAGAGCCAGTTGTTGCAGTGCTTTATATCTCCCAAATACCAGCGTTCAGGAAACTGCACATCTTCCCGCCACAAGTAATACTTCATGTCAGCTCACCGCGTGTCGTTGCTTCACTGAAAAAAGGGTCACGCCTACGTCTAAAACCCGAAGAAACGCTCGTAGACCGTCGCCACCCGGACCGCAAGCTGATCAGAAATGATGACCAGGTTTTCCTGCGCAGCCGTCTCTGTGGACAACAAAGGACTCGACACCGCTGGAGCTGTCAAACCTAGTTGCTGTCGGACCTGGAAAATCGCGTGGATCTCCAAAGGCAACAAATCGAAAGGCGCATATTTGAATTCAGGGTCCCAGACCCCACCAGTGTCTTCCGCGTGGGTGAGGTGATATTGACATAGCTCTTCCAGAGCATGAGCAAGCCCTTGCTCATCTGTCCATTCGTCTATCACGTTTTGATAAATCCCCAGATCCATCGACTTGATCTCTGGAAGCGTCTCTCCTTGCGAATAGACTGAATAAAGCCAGAGCATGAAAGGTTCGAATCGACGCTGTTCAAGATAGCTGGAATCCACGGCGCCATTGATAGTCAGCATTCCGGCCAGCACATCGGCTACGGACGCGGCCAGATCTCGACGATCAGCCACTATCAATCCGGCCAGCAAGCATCCTGCAATGCTCAATTGGTTAGTCAAATTGGGGACGGTTTTGATGCCTTGAAGAAAACTCGTTTTTGAGAAAGTCTTGGCGTTGAGCATCAACGCCCAATAACGGTACATCATCGAGCGCGAGACGTCTTCCCAACCAGAAGCCTCTCCATCACTGACCGCGACTTCGCCCCGAATACCGTAATATGTCGCCAGCACCCCCAACGAGTCAGTCACATTGTTCAATCCGCTTAATGAGTCGCTGGCAAGATCCTCATCAATATAGCCAAGCTCTTGAGCCGTCAGGCCTACCGACTGGGAAAGCCAACGACGGTGCTGATCAAGCCGGACGTTGATTTCATCCATTCCGATACACTCCTTTTACACCAGTACGACGTCCTTCCGCTTACCGTGCTCACTCAGGACCGCATCTGTCGAAGGATCGTTAAGTGAACCTCTAAATTGCACTTAACCAACTGATCCAGCGAAGCCGTCCCTCCAAAAAACAATGCAGGCTCAAAGCCATAGATCTCACGCTCATCAAGCGCACCCAACTTCTCGAGCGCCCGTTCAAATAGAAACTCACCTTGCCTATCCTCCAGATCATAACGTTCCTTATCAGACATAGCGAAAAATGCCTGAAGGGCTAGATCCGGATCTTTATTAGGTGTTTTCAGCTTACTCATCAACGCGACGATAGATCCTGTCGGACACGAAACAACAATCTTCTGATTGTATTTCTCCCCCCAAGCGTAAAGTGTCCCAAACGCGCTTCTTGCAATAACGTGGTAATTATCTATCTGTGGAAATTCAGTACCCGCGAGCCACATATCGAGCAGATATTTATACTCATCCGGGTTCACTGTCCAGAAAAGGCCATTGGCATATCCACACCAACCTTCCTCTTGCCAATAGTCAAGCAATACGTCAGGCAGCACCTCACGATATTTCGCAATTTGGGAGTCAGACACCTGTCGATGAGATGTGGCCTCCCCCATCACGCTGATGAAACACTGGAAATCTTCATCCCTCAACTTGCCGGCGCTCCTCTGAGTAGTTCTGAAAAGAAAGGGACAGATCTATCTAAGAGCAATTAGATAATACCTGCCCCCTTTCCTATCAAAGCAATATCCTCGGTCCCTACCTCCACAAAAAACCTAATCATCATAATTGTAGTCAATACTAATTTTCATCCTCTCTACATCCAACGTAACTGCACACGAGGACCAAGCCTTTCCATTTTGGCACAATCCATTTTCAACATAATAGCGCCGAAGCTCAACCAACAACTCTGTCAAATCTCCCACAGCCCTGCTGTCTGGATCAAACCAGCTTGAGCGGTTTGTCTTATCGAAATAATCAAACTCATAACTTCCTCCATCGCCCTCGGCAAAAAGTCTAGCTCTAACAACTATTTTCTGAGCCTCCGAGGGACCAGCATCCAATAAAAGCTGGCCAATTTTTTGATACAGCCCCTGCTCACTCATCAGTTTCCACCTTTACAGAAAAGGGAAAGATCTATTTAAAACCAGGAGTGATCAAATAAATCTGTTCCGAATGGCACTTACTTAACATGTTTTGGGTGTCCATTTTTTCTGACATCTGCCCTTGCTGAACGACGCGGTTTGGTCAGCAAAGGGTAGGCTTGAGGTCTTCGTTTTATCGCTCGCGGCTCGATACGACCAGGCCGATTCCCGACGCGCCTCTGAGCAATCAGCATCAATAAATTCGACAGGCTTACCTCGTCATCGGGGCTGCCATATTGTCGTAGCGCCAGCCATAGTTGAAGGCTGTGTTTGAAGCTCAGTTCGCGAGGCAAGCAGTCCGCTAACAGAGCCGATTGCGCCATGAGCATTCGGATCAGATTGTGCGCCAACAGATAGACCCATAACTCCTTGACTGCCATGCCTGGGGTTTTGCAGCTCAACTTTCCAAATCCTAGCGTAGCTTTGAGATTTCGCAGATCCAGTTCGACATGCCATCGACCCTTGTACAGCGATTTGAGGGCTGTTTTGGGTGTCTGCTTTGGGCAATGCAACGTGGTTACCAAAGTCTTGCCACCCGCCTTCAACTCTCGCACGGTCAGTCTTTCAGGCGCCTGTTCGTAATCGGTTTGACTCATCCACGGCGGTCTTCTTACAGGCTTTTTCAATTCGATCAGGTGATCTTCCGAACCGAGACTCTGACCTAGGCGAAAGTCCGTACTGCGCCGTCGAGCACCGTATTGTTCGAACACGCCATCGATACCTCTTCGTTGCAACTCGCACAGCAAGAAGTATGTAGCGTAGTAAGCGTCGCCCAATAAAATATCGCCTGTTTTCAGCGTGTCGAGCATTGATCTGAGCAGCGTTTGCTCATCGCCTCCCTTGCCTCGGAAACGCCCAAGGGCAGCATCTAAAACGGCGCCGCTGGAGAGGCAAACGATGCCCACCACGCGACACAACGGAAAACCAAGACCGACTTTTTGGCCGCGAGATTGCGGATAGGCGCCCTGATTGGCAGCAGTGTCGGGCATGCTGACCGTCGTACCGTCCACCAGGCGTACAGGCCGTCCCATCCAGCGCCACGACGAGGGTGCGTTATCACTTATTGAAGCACCGGTGTGCCTGACCAGCGTGGAAACCATTTCCACAGGCAGGCGTTTTCTGGCTTTGCAGTAAGCGCCCGTGCGAGTGCTGTTGGGCCTCATGCCGCCACATGATCGTTTAATCGACAAGTCGTTGACGGCGTTCTGGCAGGAACGGTCGGCGCTCATTGCCTGAGCAAGAAACATAGACAACGTTTCAGTCGGCGGAAACAGGCGTTCCCGATGTTCTGGCAGTGCAGACTCGACGCGTTGCAAGAGCTCGGGAGACGTGAGGAGATTAAAAAACGCATAGGCATCACAGTCCGAAGCGTGTCGATGAAAACGTTGCAGTTGATGCTGAAGAATTTCACGTCTACGATCCATTTGGGGCTGTGTCCTTGGTTTGTCGGGGTGTGTTCGCAACTATCACCGTAGACCAAGACCAGCCCTTCTTCATTTTTTGCTTTCAGCTCAAGTGGTTAGCGGTTAAGTAAGTGCCATTCAAATCCGTCCCCTTTTCCCTCCCATGTTGGATCTCTTCCATCGGCACTCCCCATTTTTTGAAGTCAGGAGTTCGACACACCATACACCACTCATGCAATCCTCCTGGTTGCCTTATCCTTGCTTCTATCGCGTCACGGGCTGCCTTGTTTTGCCACAAAACGTCCAACTCTGCCGAAGATAATCCATCGAACCAACGATTGAATTCCCCTCCTCGGACGCTCGGAACCTTGCCATCAGGCAGTAACTGCTCCAAAGCACGAACGGGCTTATCTACTGTTGCTTTTGCTCCAACTAATTCGCCCTAAACGGATCAAACAAAACATTTTTTCTTAAAGACTTCGCTTTAAGTATAAATTTCACCATTAATTTTACCAGCTCAAAAATTGGCGGATTTAAGCTGGCGGCAGCTAACAACTCACCCACAAGTGAGTCAATCTGCGAATCAGAAAACATGTCGTAGTCATCAAAGCTTAAGTTAGAAAGAATTGGAAACTGCTCGACATCCAGCTTAAAGAAAAAATTTGCTACATCTAAAGGAATTCCAACCTTATCAAGACACCCATCCTGCCCAACGGATGCTAAATCTTTATCCCACATAACTAAGTAATACATGCTTTAGAAAGTCCTTCCAGGAAATGTGTTCACCAAATTGCCTTTTGAGTCAGTAATCACGGTCATGAAATTAGTAGACTGCCCTCCTGCTTTAGCATCAACACCTATAGGCCGGCCCATATCAACTGTTCGAATAAAATTACCAGACGTTGGTGATTGGTACGCAGGTGTCTTGACGACCTGTGGAGTTTGCAGAACAACCTTCAATTCATCCTTGGAAATCGTAAATGCCGATTTATTCTCACCCCAAGCGCCACCATGCTTTTTCCACGCGTACTCAAGTCCACTACCTGTGGCGTTAGCAGAGCCCGTTCGGACATTTACTCGCGAGGCAACAACTCCTTTCGCAGCACTGAGGGTGTTATTAGCTTCTGCTGCTGGCACGCCCCCTTTTGCACCAACACGGTACTCCCCAGGATTCTCGACAACCTTCCCATTAAAAGTGGTCGTCCCAGAGCCATACCCCCCCTCAAGCTTTCCGCTATACGCCCCCTCTACACTGGTCCAGTTCATCGGCTTACCAGCCGACGCTTCAGCTTTGGCAATTTTGGCCATATCGGCCATCTTTTCAAGCCCTTCCGCCCCCACCTTGATCCCGGCTTTCGCCAAGGTCAAGCCGCCCTTGGCCGCCGTCCCCACGCCCGTGGCGATGGTGCCGACTTGCCAGACCAGTTCGCCAATATCCTGGCCCAGTTGCACGGCACGGTCGTCGCCGCCGTGTTCCAGGGCGTCTTGAATGCGCACGATTTTGGCGTTGGCGTCATTGACCAGGGCGTCGCCCAGTTTCTGGCGCGCCTCGGGATCGTCGATCAAGGCTTTGATACCTTTGATCCCTTCAACCGGATTGAGGAGGAACTGCGCCAAGCCTTCGACATCGCTCCAACCCGCCTGCGCCAAGCCTTTGCCAATGCCGAATCGGGTCAGTACTTCTTGTTTTTGGTAAATGTACGCCCACTTGGCAACCACCTTAGTTTTGCCCAGCAGGTCAGCCTCGCTGTACTCCTTCTCCGCCTGAACCAATTGCTGAGTCGCCAGCCAGTTGTTGTCCACCGCAGCGCCAGCCGCGCTGTTGGCGGTGGCCGGGTCCAGCGAAGAGCTGGTGGTGGCCAGCCCAGTGACGATGCTGACAATCAGGTTGCGCTTGGCTTCGCGCTGGGCTTCGCTTTCATCGGGGCTGGCTTCGGAGAACAGGCCGGTGAGCAGACTCGACGCCGCCGCGCCTGCCGCCCCACTGCCACAGCTCTGGCTGCTGGCGGCGGCACCCGCGCAGGCGACGATGCCGTGCAGCGCGGCGTGCAGTGGCGAGCCTTCGGTGAGTTTGCCGTCCGCCACCAGGTCGCCGATGTAGCCGGCGCCCTGCTGTTGCACGTAATTGACCACCAGCCCTTGGACGAACGCACCGTTGCCGCCACTGATATTGCCGCTGGCCGCGCCCACCAGGGCGGTGGTGATCTGCCGGTAGGTACCACCCGCGCCCCACTTGTCGGCGATGCCGCTGGCTTCGGCATTGAGGCGCTGAGCACTGCCGAGCAGCGCCAGGCGTTCGGTGTCGGTGAGCTGGGCGTTGGGGTCCAGGGCCGCTGCCTGAGCCTCCTTGGCC
This genomic window contains:
- a CDS encoding tetratricopeptide repeat-containing response regulator, with protein sequence MLAYHQKSFLIVDDFSDFRSSVRSMLRELGVKDVDTADTGEVALRMCSQKRYDFILQDYHLGDGRKNGQQVLEDLMVEKLISHESVFLMVTAESSQAMVLSALEHEPDAYLTKPFNRSGLAQRLERLEQRKTLLKPILQALDRGKPMEVLNACIALCKQDPRYGPLCLRYRADALRDLNQNEALERLYNTILADRPLPWAYVGLGKLMFKRGQVGQAKAVFEKALKVFPMMPALYDGMAEVLVAEGDTKQAQHVLEEAVRLSPLAVRRQSLLGKLAMTNEDYETASKAYRQAVGQGAQSRFKDPESNLGLAHALISKGSEKGLDTRTRLEINTTLSAVAKENLNDPGLQVRARLMKATSLLLNDAETAEKLTEQAMQRLDGMEQFMSAEAALLVAKQLQMLGQASAGESMLKNCAEIYGDDPTVMQGIAKLTDDPNILNQGNAAAELNREGVRVYKTGALPEARELFRRALKMQPKNISIALNMAQSLLHGTDTSVESELLQECRACLKLVGMMPDTDARFARYQKLRSKAFGDE
- a CDS encoding DUF6124 family protein, yielding MDKLIPDPPVPPLHLDIAADANAERVIDSYLNPKPAQPDKKPSPDQLFTVVEGIDAESLLANLSETLASANVMANDLAFELEGSRWHFALGLQQLIELGQMLANRALDVVDPR
- a CDS encoding DUF1629 domain-containing protein; translation: MKYYLWREDVQFPERWYLGDIKHCNNWLFIDPPSEYMEPCTYALEVREEGVSLDFSLAGYASVPVLSEKARDALLGVPDVDEPYMNVVLEPVAVAGEQAHDRYYVMIVETQLDCVDESRSAFKKYEVNDPVRPDRAGEYSVFLNLVIDPAKVQGKHIFRIKKHLGTLIVSEDVKLRLERACLRGMLLEGVNGEGEVIC
- a CDS encoding GAD-like domain-containing protein, encoding MRDEDFQCFISVMGEATSHRQVSDSQIAKYREVLPDVLLDYWQEEGWCGYANGLFWTVNPDEYKYLLDMWLAGTEFPQIDNYHVIARSAFGTLYAWGEKYNQKIVVSCPTGSIVALMSKLKTPNKDPDLALQAFFAMSDKERYDLEDRQGEFLFERALEKLGALDEREIYGFEPALFFGGTASLDQLVKCNLEVHLTILRQMRS
- a CDS encoding IS4 family transposase, whose product is MDRRREILQHQLQRFHRHASDCDAYAFFNLLTSPELLQRVESALPEHRERLFPPTETLSMFLAQAMSADRSCQNAVNDLSIKRSCGGMRPNSTRTGAYCKARKRLPVEMVSTLVRHTGASISDNAPSSWRWMGRPVRLVDGTTVSMPDTAANQGAYPQSRGQKVGLGFPLCRVVGIVCLSSGAVLDAALGRFRGKGGDEQTLLRSMLDTLKTGDILLGDAYYATYFLLCELQRRGIDGVFEQYGARRRSTDFRLGQSLGSEDHLIELKKPVRRPPWMSQTDYEQAPERLTVRELKAGGKTLVTTLHCPKQTPKTALKSLYKGRWHVELDLRNLKATLGFGKLSCKTPGMAVKELWVYLLAHNLIRMLMAQSALLADCLPRELSFKHSLQLWLALRQYGSPDDEVSLSNLLMLIAQRRVGNRPGRIEPRAIKRRPQAYPLLTKPRRSARADVRKNGHPKHVK